One Paenibacillus sp. FSL W8-0186 genomic window carries:
- a CDS encoding glycosyl hydrolase, with protein MEKRQYYFSLALALILILSMIPPAFGAATEQTGTHWAAAPLNRWQERGVVHGYEDGSFRPDGKITRAEFVTIINKIFGVSDQGDSNFSDVPASAWFAVQMAAAKAAGYYEGFPDGSGKPAANINRQDAAALMARVLQLKGGMDDEAQAVSGLSFSDAASISPYAREAVQTLVANHALSGYADGTFRPQQDMTRAEAITLIDRLIAAYYAVEGDYTGGLIASHTVINQPGVTLKNSTLSRNLYLARGIRNGDVTLNGVQVKGTAFIWGGESTISVRDSILQDVLIDRKNGRVRLHAGGTTKIVKLIVNSSGTIELDENASIDHLIVNHPAAILIPKGTVIHTLVIHPEAANTIITGEGDIEQADVRAKDVRLNGQPLPIGTAIIIGGEVSSPSPDHKPSTTAGATSSNRSGSSGSYPGTGQQYPVIDLADAQATDSTRSLFAYLQEIRGKHILFGHQHPTDEVLSTTPPGQPKSETYSAVGDYPAMFGWDTLSLEGFEKPGSLTNTPQQNRDNLVASMKEAYKLGGVLSLSAHMPNFVTGGDFYDTSGNVVSHILPGGDKHEDYNAFLDRIADFAHHLKDENGNLIPVIFRPFHEQNGGWFWWGAPYTTKEQYIEIYRYTVEYLRDEKGVRNFLYTFSPGSPFNNSEATFLKTYPGDDYVDILGFDTYYDGNNQAWFEAVVDDAKLISQIADARGKVAAFTEFGYSNVEPTGTADLHFFTKLSAALQSDPDAKRMAYMLTWANFNYNSIFVPYRNSAMYGDHELLPDFEQYYADPYTYFSRDLSGVYNKKLRTAKEKPFMHIVSPTGQETIRKASTTIRAKVLNQNVGKVVYLVGDEITEHEMSMNDKGFYAAEWQPPAELNGKETTLTVKTYGKDHSVLSQTITIYIGIQEKVLKQFTFDQNIAGVASNGNWPDTIQTQYAHGMLANDGKLKINVSGLTGSDSWQELKIGLPDIAGQVTLPYVNRVSFEAWIPAAAGDHDPAHVNLRAAAELPPNNIKFETTSVTAWSELPRITIGGEEYVAYSALMDLTDQDQLAAAEGLQLALIGSGLNYDGPIYVDNIRQINAYTGETNDPAHVDDFDGYKGSNELLRSGYSPNGDANSISLDAEHKQSGQFGLKLDYTLAGQGYTGITKNLGSRDWSQTGKLKFWLEPDGSGKKLVIQIKANDIHFEYYPSLADSAPRWIEIPFKDFSVAPWDSANQSKKLDTTHAKKVQAFSIYVNALANDSYSKDNPFLGTLYLDSIHVIPGSSGDIPKGEDDGTDPGNGGGIQPGTLYGFETDTAGWEVEATQNFANAAPPTVTTDVYAEGIQSLLTTFELDGTSFELTKYADFDFSGLQALNAKVKLSTGSAHIYFYVKTGSSWTWYDSGITLVEASEAGFKTLSIDLSQVENLHQVKSLGFKIEPVPGETGAATLYIDDISLF; from the coding sequence ATGGAAAAACGACAGTATTACTTTTCCTTAGCTTTGGCACTTATTTTGATCTTATCAATGATTCCGCCCGCATTCGGAGCAGCAACAGAACAAACGGGCACCCACTGGGCTGCTGCCCCATTGAATCGCTGGCAGGAGCGCGGCGTCGTCCACGGATATGAAGATGGCTCGTTCAGACCAGATGGGAAAATAACCCGAGCCGAGTTCGTGACCATCATCAACAAGATATTCGGTGTTTCAGACCAGGGAGACAGCAACTTCTCCGACGTGCCTGCGAGCGCCTGGTTCGCCGTTCAGATGGCTGCCGCCAAAGCGGCGGGCTATTATGAAGGTTTTCCTGATGGTTCAGGCAAGCCTGCAGCTAACATTAACCGGCAGGATGCGGCAGCACTTATGGCAAGAGTGCTGCAATTAAAGGGAGGAATGGATGATGAAGCTCAAGCTGTATCCGGTTTAAGTTTTAGCGATGCTGCTTCCATCAGCCCTTATGCCAGGGAGGCCGTTCAGACTCTAGTTGCCAATCATGCCTTATCCGGATATGCTGATGGGACCTTCCGTCCGCAGCAGGATATGACACGGGCTGAAGCCATAACGCTGATCGATAGATTGATCGCGGCCTACTACGCTGTCGAAGGCGATTATACGGGCGGCCTGATCGCTTCTCATACCGTTATTAACCAACCCGGGGTCACTCTAAAGAATTCTACCCTCTCTCGCAATCTCTATCTGGCCCGGGGCATTCGTAATGGAGATGTTACCCTGAACGGTGTACAGGTGAAGGGAACGGCCTTCATCTGGGGCGGCGAGAGCACGATTAGCGTACGCGACTCTATACTGCAGGATGTGCTGATCGATCGCAAAAACGGCCGCGTTCGCCTACATGCCGGCGGAACAACGAAGATTGTTAAGCTTATAGTCAACAGCTCCGGAACCATAGAGCTCGACGAGAATGCATCCATAGACCATCTTATCGTCAACCACCCTGCTGCCATCCTCATTCCAAAGGGCACTGTCATCCATACACTGGTCATTCATCCCGAGGCAGCCAATACAATCATTACCGGAGAAGGCGACATTGAACAGGCCGATGTCCGGGCAAAAGATGTGAGGCTAAATGGTCAGCCGCTGCCGATTGGCACAGCCATCATCATCGGAGGCGAGGTAAGCTCCCCATCCCCGGACCATAAGCCAAGTACAACTGCCGGCGCTACCTCCAGTAATCGAAGCGGCTCTTCAGGGTCCTATCCGGGAACGGGGCAGCAATATCCCGTCATTGACCTGGCCGATGCCCAAGCGACGGACAGTACGCGTTCCCTCTTCGCTTACTTGCAGGAGATCCGCGGAAAGCATATTCTTTTCGGGCATCAGCACCCGACGGATGAGGTATTGTCCACTACCCCTCCGGGTCAGCCGAAATCGGAAACCTACAGTGCTGTAGGCGATTACCCTGCGATGTTCGGGTGGGATACGCTAAGCCTGGAAGGATTTGAGAAGCCGGGTTCCCTCACGAATACACCGCAGCAGAATCGTGATAATCTGGTCGCCTCGATGAAAGAGGCTTATAAACTGGGCGGCGTGCTGAGCTTAAGCGCTCATATGCCAAACTTCGTAACCGGCGGCGATTTCTACGATACGAGCGGGAATGTAGTGTCGCATATTTTGCCGGGCGGCGACAAGCACGAGGACTACAACGCCTTCCTGGACCGAATCGCGGATTTCGCGCACCATCTCAAGGATGAGAACGGCAATTTGATTCCGGTTATTTTCCGGCCATTCCACGAGCAAAACGGCGGCTGGTTCTGGTGGGGAGCTCCCTATACGACAAAAGAGCAATATATTGAAATTTATCGTTACACCGTAGAATACCTAAGGGATGAAAAGGGCGTGCGTAATTTTCTCTATACCTTCTCTCCAGGAAGCCCGTTCAACAATTCGGAAGCTACCTTCTTAAAAACGTATCCGGGTGACGACTATGTCGATATTCTCGGATTTGACACTTATTACGACGGAAACAACCAAGCCTGGTTCGAAGCGGTCGTCGACGATGCTAAGCTGATATCGCAGATCGCCGATGCACGCGGCAAGGTCGCTGCCTTTACGGAATTCGGCTATTCCAATGTCGAACCGACCGGGACAGCTGATTTGCATTTCTTCACCAAGTTGAGCGCAGCCCTCCAGTCCGACCCGGATGCGAAGCGGATGGCCTACATGTTAACCTGGGCGAACTTTAATTATAATTCTATCTTCGTGCCTTACCGCAACTCGGCGATGTATGGCGATCATGAGCTCCTGCCTGATTTCGAGCAGTATTATGCCGATCCGTACACATATTTCAGCCGCGATCTAAGCGGGGTGTATAACAAGAAGCTCAGAACAGCAAAAGAAAAACCGTTTATGCACATCGTGTCCCCTACCGGACAAGAGACGATCAGAAAGGCCTCGACCACGATTCGGGCCAAAGTATTAAACCAGAATGTCGGCAAAGTCGTTTACCTGGTCGGCGACGAAATAACCGAACATGAAATGTCCATGAACGACAAAGGCTTTTATGCCGCCGAATGGCAGCCTCCAGCAGAGCTAAACGGCAAGGAAACCACATTGACCGTTAAAACCTATGGCAAAGACCATTCAGTCCTGTCTCAGACCATTACGATTTACATTGGTATCCAGGAAAAAGTGTTGAAGCAGTTCACTTTCGATCAAAATATCGCCGGCGTGGCAAGCAACGGCAATTGGCCTGATACGATTCAAACGCAGTATGCACACGGTATGCTTGCCAACGATGGAAAACTGAAAATTAACGTCAGCGGCCTGACAGGATCCGACAGCTGGCAAGAGCTGAAGATCGGCCTACCCGACATCGCCGGGCAAGTTACACTGCCATACGTGAATCGGGTTAGTTTCGAAGCTTGGATACCAGCAGCCGCCGGAGATCACGACCCTGCTCATGTAAATCTGCGGGCAGCCGCAGAACTGCCGCCAAATAACATTAAATTTGAGACAACGAGCGTAACCGCATGGAGCGAGCTTCCAAGAATTACGATCGGCGGCGAGGAATATGTCGCCTATAGCGCCCTGATGGACCTGACCGATCAGGATCAACTCGCAGCAGCTGAAGGCTTACAGTTAGCCCTGATTGGCAGCGGCCTGAATTATGACGGCCCGATCTATGTTGATAATATCCGGCAAATCAATGCCTATACCGGAGAAACTAATGATCCTGCCCACGTTGATGATTTCGATGGGTATAAGGGGAGTAATGAGCTGCTCCGTTCAGGCTATAGCCCAAATGGGGATGCCAATTCCATCTCGCTTGATGCGGAGCATAAGCAAAGCGGTCAATTCGGATTAAAATTGGACTACACTTTGGCCGGGCAGGGATATACGGGAATTACTAAAAATCTTGGCAGCCGTGACTGGTCTCAGACCGGGAAGCTGAAATTTTGGCTAGAGCCAGATGGCAGCGGCAAAAAACTGGTCATCCAGATCAAAGCGAACGATATTCACTTTGAGTATTATCCTTCGCTTGCGGACAGCGCGCCCCGGTGGATTGAGATTCCGTTCAAAGATTTCTCCGTTGCGCCTTGGGATTCCGCCAATCAGAGCAAGAAGCTGGACACAACTCATGCGAAAAAAGTGCAGGCATTTTCGATCTATGTCAATGCACTAGCCAATGATTCGTATTCCAAAGACAATCCTTTCCTGGGTACGCTTTACCTGGACAGCATTCATGTCATCCCCGGCAGTTCCGGAGACATCCCGAAGGGTGAAGATGACGGGACTGACCCTGGAAACGGAGGCGGGATACAGCCTGGAACGCTGTATGGCTTTGAGACAGACACTGCAGGCTGGGAGGTCGAGGCTACTCAGAATTTTGCCAATGCTGCACCTCCAACCGTAACCACGGATGTGTACGCCGAAGGCATCCAATCGCTGCTAACCACCTTCGAGCTGGACGGTACCTCCTTTGAACTGACAAAATACGCGGATTTTGACTTCAGCGGCCTGCAAGCCTTAAACGCAAAAGTCAAATTATCCACAGGTTCTGCCCATATCTATTTCTATGTAAAAACAGGCAGCTCCTGGACTTGGTACGACAGCGGCATCACCCTTGTCGAAGCCTCTGAAGCAGGCTTCAAAACGTTAAGCATCGATTTGTCCCAGGTTGAGAATCTCCATCAGGTCAAATCTCTGGGCTTCAAAATCGAGCCGGTTCCCGGCGAAACGGGAGCAGCGACCCTGTACATTGATGATATTTCCTTATTTTAA
- the fusA gene encoding elongation factor G: protein MAREFSLKNTRNIGIMAHIDAGKTTTTERILFYTGRTHKIGETHEGSATMDWMEQEQERGITITSAATTASWKGHRVNIIDTPGHVDFTVEVERSLRVLDGAVGVFSAKEGVEPQSETVWRQADKYSVPRIAYVNKMDIIGADFLNVVKDMRERLQANAVAIQLPIGAEDNFVGIIDIVAEKAYMYKDNMGQNIEETEIPEEYKAQVEELRAELVEKVAELDEELTMKYLEGEEISVDEIKAALRKGVVEVKIFPVICGSSYRNKGVQLMLDAVVDYLPAPIDIPSIKGHLEDGSEVERHSSDEEPFAALAFKIMTDPYVGKLTFFRVYSGVLQSGSYVLNATKGKRERIGRILQMHANSRQEITEVYAGDIASAVGLKDTGTGDTLCDEKNPVILESMNFPDPVIEIAVEPKTKADQDKMGVALGKLTEEDPTLRAHTDEETGQTILAGMGELHLDIIIERMRREFKVETNVGKPQVAYRETFKAPARVEGKFVRQSGGRGQYGHVWVEFEPLEAGSGNQFDSKIVGGAVPREYIAPAQQGIEEAMKNGVLAGFPLVDVKATIVDGSYHDVDSSEMAFKIAGSMALKAAKDKCQAVLLEPIMKVEVTVPEEYMGDVMGMLNSRRGRIEGMDSRGSAQIIRAKVPLSEMFGYSTTLRSGTQGRGVFSMELSHYEEVPKNISEEIVSKYKGEE from the coding sequence ATGGCAAGAGAGTTCTCCTTGAAGAATACACGTAATATCGGGATCATGGCGCATATTGACGCCGGTAAGACGACGACCACGGAGCGTATCTTGTTCTACACAGGCCGCACGCATAAAATCGGCGAAACCCACGAGGGTTCCGCAACGATGGACTGGATGGAGCAAGAGCAGGAGCGCGGGATTACGATTACTTCCGCTGCTACGACCGCTTCTTGGAAAGGTCACCGCGTCAATATCATTGATACCCCGGGACACGTCGACTTCACTGTTGAAGTCGAACGTTCTCTTCGTGTATTGGACGGGGCAGTTGGTGTGTTCAGTGCCAAGGAAGGCGTAGAGCCGCAGTCGGAAACCGTATGGAGACAGGCTGACAAATATAGCGTTCCTCGTATTGCTTATGTCAACAAAATGGATATCATCGGTGCGGACTTCCTTAACGTTGTTAAAGATATGCGCGAGCGTCTGCAAGCGAACGCAGTTGCAATCCAACTGCCAATCGGTGCAGAGGACAACTTTGTCGGTATCATCGACATTGTTGCTGAGAAAGCGTACATGTACAAAGACAACATGGGCCAAAACATCGAAGAGACCGAAATTCCTGAGGAGTACAAAGCTCAAGTAGAGGAACTTCGTGCTGAACTAGTTGAGAAGGTTGCGGAACTGGACGAGGAGTTGACAATGAAATACCTCGAAGGCGAGGAAATCAGTGTCGATGAAATCAAGGCAGCACTTCGCAAGGGTGTTGTTGAAGTTAAAATCTTCCCAGTTATTTGCGGATCTTCCTACCGTAACAAAGGGGTTCAGCTGATGCTGGATGCCGTTGTAGATTACCTGCCTGCTCCAATTGATATTCCGAGCATTAAAGGTCATCTGGAAGACGGTTCGGAAGTAGAGCGTCATTCTTCGGATGAAGAGCCGTTCGCGGCATTGGCGTTCAAAATCATGACAGACCCTTACGTTGGTAAGCTGACGTTCTTCCGCGTATACTCCGGTGTTCTTCAATCGGGATCTTACGTGCTGAATGCAACGAAAGGCAAACGTGAGCGGATCGGCCGTATCCTGCAAATGCACGCAAACAGCCGTCAAGAGATCACTGAAGTTTACGCAGGTGATATCGCTTCTGCGGTTGGTTTGAAAGATACAGGCACAGGTGATACACTGTGTGATGAGAAGAATCCGGTTATCCTGGAGTCCATGAACTTCCCTGATCCGGTTATCGAAATCGCAGTTGAACCTAAAACGAAAGCTGACCAAGACAAGATGGGCGTTGCCCTCGGCAAATTGACCGAGGAAGATCCTACGCTACGTGCTCATACAGACGAAGAAACGGGTCAAACGATCCTTGCTGGTATGGGTGAGCTTCACCTTGATATCATCATCGAGCGTATGCGCCGCGAATTCAAGGTTGAGACCAACGTGGGTAAACCACAGGTTGCATACCGTGAGACATTCAAAGCACCTGCGCGCGTTGAAGGTAAGTTCGTACGTCAATCCGGTGGTCGTGGACAATACGGTCACGTTTGGGTTGAATTCGAACCGCTGGAAGCTGGTTCTGGAAACCAGTTCGACAGCAAAATCGTCGGTGGTGCGGTACCTCGGGAGTATATTGCTCCTGCACAACAAGGTATCGAAGAAGCTATGAAGAACGGTGTTCTTGCAGGCTTCCCGCTTGTAGACGTTAAAGCTACAATCGTCGACGGTTCTTACCACGATGTTGACTCCAGTGAAATGGCGTTTAAGATCGCTGGTTCCATGGCTTTGAAAGCAGCTAAAGACAAATGTCAAGCTGTTCTTCTTGAGCCAATCATGAAAGTTGAAGTTACGGTTCCGGAAGAGTACATGGGTGACGTTATGGGTATGCTGAACTCCCGTCGCGGACGTATCGAAGGTATGGATTCCCGCGGTAGCGCGCAAATCATTCGTGCCAAAGTACCTCTTTCCGAAATGTTCGGATATTCAACAACACTTCGTTCCGGTACGCAAGGACGCGGTGTATTCTCGATGGAGCTTTCCCACTACGAAGAAGTTCCTAAGAATATCTCCGAAGAAATCGTATCGAAGTATAAAGGCGAAGAATAA
- the tuf gene encoding elongation factor Tu, which produces MAKAKYERTKPHVNIGTIGHVDHGKTTLTAAITTVLTKTYGGGSAIAYDQIDKAPEERERGITISTSHVEYESANRHYAHVDCPGHADYVKNMITGAAQMDGAILVVSAADGPMPQTREHILLSRNVGVPYIVVFLNKCDMVEDEELLELVEMEVRDLLNEYEFPGDDTPIIRGSAREALQNPDGDYAKKIIEMFEIIDEYIPLPERPVDKPFLMPVEDVFSITGRGTVATGRVERGTVKVGDEVEIVGIAEETKKSVVTGVEMFRKLLDSAEAGDNIGALLRGVDRTQIERGQVLAKPASVNPHTEFTAQVYVLTKEEGGRHKPFFTGYRPQFYFRTTDVTGIINLPEGTEMVMPGDNIEVTVQLIAPIAIEEGTRFSIREGGRTVGSGAVVSIQK; this is translated from the coding sequence ATGGCAAAGGCAAAATACGAACGTACAAAACCGCACGTTAATATCGGTACAATCGGTCACGTTGACCATGGTAAAACTACTTTGACTGCAGCAATCACTACCGTTTTGACTAAAACTTACGGTGGAGGTAGCGCGATCGCTTACGACCAAATCGACAAAGCTCCAGAAGAGCGCGAGCGCGGTATCACAATTTCCACTTCCCACGTTGAGTATGAGTCGGCTAACCGCCACTACGCTCACGTTGACTGCCCAGGTCACGCCGACTATGTTAAAAACATGATCACTGGCGCGGCTCAAATGGACGGCGCAATCCTGGTTGTATCCGCAGCTGACGGCCCAATGCCGCAAACTCGCGAGCACATCCTGTTGTCCCGTAACGTAGGCGTTCCTTACATCGTTGTATTCTTGAACAAATGCGACATGGTTGAAGACGAAGAGCTTCTGGAACTGGTTGAAATGGAAGTTCGCGACCTGTTGAACGAATATGAGTTCCCAGGCGATGACACTCCAATCATCCGTGGATCTGCTCGTGAAGCACTTCAAAACCCAGATGGCGACTACGCTAAGAAAATCATCGAAATGTTCGAAATCATCGACGAGTACATTCCGCTTCCAGAGCGTCCGGTTGACAAACCATTCCTGATGCCAGTTGAGGACGTATTCTCCATCACTGGTCGTGGTACGGTTGCTACAGGCCGCGTTGAGCGTGGTACTGTTAAAGTCGGCGACGAGGTTGAAATCGTTGGTATTGCTGAAGAAACTAAAAAATCCGTTGTTACGGGCGTTGAAATGTTCCGTAAATTGCTTGATTCCGCTGAAGCGGGCGACAACATCGGTGCATTGCTCCGTGGTGTAGACCGTACACAAATCGAGCGCGGTCAAGTTCTTGCAAAGCCAGCTTCCGTTAATCCGCATACTGAGTTCACTGCTCAAGTATACGTATTGACTAAAGAAGAGGGCGGACGTCACAAACCTTTCTTCACAGGTTACCGTCCACAATTCTATTTCCGTACAACTGACGTTACAGGTATCATCAACCTGCCAGAAGGTACTGAAATGGTTATGCCTGGCGACAACATCGAAGTTACTGTACAACTGATCGCTCCTATCGCGATTGAAGAAGGAACTCGCTTCTCCATCCGTGAAGGTGGCCGTACAGTTGGATCCGGTGCGGTTGTTTCCATCCAAAAATAA
- the rpsG gene encoding 30S ribosomal protein S7 yields the protein MPRKGPVAKRDVLPDPVYNSKLVTRLINRIMLDGKRGVAQSILYNAFKLIQERTGNDPMEVFEAALKNIMPVLEVKARRVGGSNYQVPIEVKPERRTALGLRWLVNYSRNRGEKTMEERLAAEIIDASNNTGASVKKREDTHKMAEANKAFAHYRW from the coding sequence ATGCCACGCAAAGGTCCAGTTGCCAAAAGAGACGTATTGCCGGATCCGGTGTATAACAGCAAACTTGTTACTCGCTTGATCAACCGCATTATGCTCGACGGTAAACGTGGTGTTGCTCAAAGCATCCTTTATAACGCTTTTAAACTTATTCAAGAGCGTACAGGGAATGACCCGATGGAAGTATTTGAAGCAGCGCTTAAGAACATCATGCCGGTACTCGAAGTTAAAGCTCGTCGTGTGGGCGGCTCCAACTACCAAGTACCTATCGAAGTAAAACCAGAGAGACGTACAGCTCTGGGACTACGTTGGCTCGTAAACTACTCCCGCAACCGCGGAGAGAAGACTATGGAAGAGCGTTTGGCTGCCGAGATTATCGACGCATCCAACAACACTGGTGCTTCCGTTAAGAAACGTGAAGACACGCACAAAATGGCCGAAGCGAACAAAGCGTTCGCACACTACCGCTGGTAG
- the rplB gene encoding 50S ribosomal protein L2: MPIKKYKPTSPARRNMSVSTFEEITTDRPEKSLLAPLSKTAGRNNHGKITVRHHGGGHKRNYRIIDFKRNKDGIPGRVATIEYDPNRTSNIALIHYVDGEKRYILAPKGLKVGDMIESGPGSDIKIGNALPLENIPVGTVIHNIELQPGKGGQLVRAAGTEGQLLGKEDKYVSVRLSSGEVRKILKVCRATIGSVGNQDHELIKIGKAGRGRWLGKRPSVRGVVMNPNDHPHGGGEGRAPIGRKSPLSPWGKPTLGYKTRKKGKASDKYIVRGRTK; the protein is encoded by the coding sequence GTGCCAATTAAAAAGTATAAACCGACATCTCCAGCAAGACGGAATATGTCTGTATCCACTTTTGAAGAAATTACTACGGATCGTCCGGAGAAATCGTTGCTTGCTCCACTGAGCAAAACGGCTGGACGTAACAACCACGGTAAAATTACGGTTCGCCACCATGGTGGAGGACACAAACGTAACTACCGGATCATCGACTTCAAACGTAATAAGGATGGAATTCCAGGTCGCGTTGCTACAATCGAGTACGACCCGAACCGGACTTCCAATATCGCTCTGATCCACTATGTTGACGGCGAGAAACGCTACATTTTGGCTCCGAAAGGACTGAAAGTAGGCGACATGATCGAGTCAGGACCTGGATCTGACATCAAAATCGGTAATGCTCTTCCTTTGGAGAACATTCCAGTAGGTACAGTTATCCACAACATTGAACTTCAACCAGGCAAAGGCGGACAGCTCGTTCGTGCGGCTGGTACAGAAGGACAATTGCTCGGTAAAGAAGATAAGTACGTATCCGTTCGCCTGTCTTCTGGCGAAGTGCGTAAAATTCTTAAAGTTTGCCGCGCGACGATTGGTTCTGTAGGTAACCAAGACCATGAATTGATCAAGATCGGTAAAGCTGGCCGCGGCCGTTGGCTTGGCAAGCGCCCATCTGTACGCGGTGTCGTCATGAACCCGAACGATCACCCACACGGTGGTGGTGAAGGCCGTGCGCCAATCGGACGTAAGTCTCCGCTTTCTCCATGGGGCAAACCGACGCTTGGTTACAAAACGCGTAAAAAAGGCAAAGCTTCTGATAAATATATCGTTCGCGGCCGTACGAAGTAA
- the rplD gene encoding 50S ribosomal protein L4, with the protein MPKVALYNVSGSQVGEVELNDAVFGIEPNVHVLHDAVVMQRASLRLGTHKVKGRSEVRGGGRKPWKQKGTGRARQGSIRSPQWVGGGIVFGPTPRSYAYKLPKKVRRLAIKSALSSKVIDQDIIVLDALSLNAPKTKEFAAILNNLKVDRKALIVAPSYDDNVALSARNIPGVKFVAADGINVLDVLTHDKLIITKEAVQKVEEVLA; encoded by the coding sequence ATGCCTAAAGTAGCACTATATAATGTCAGCGGTAGCCAAGTGGGCGAAGTTGAACTGAATGACGCGGTATTCGGAATCGAACCGAACGTTCACGTTCTTCACGACGCAGTTGTTATGCAGCGCGCTTCCCTGCGTTTGGGTACTCATAAAGTAAAAGGACGCTCCGAAGTTCGCGGCGGCGGCCGTAAACCATGGAAACAAAAAGGCACAGGTCGTGCTCGTCAAGGTTCGATCCGCTCCCCGCAATGGGTTGGCGGCGGAATCGTGTTCGGTCCGACTCCACGCAGCTATGCGTACAAATTGCCTAAGAAAGTTCGTCGTTTGGCAATCAAATCGGCTCTTTCTTCGAAAGTGATCGACCAAGACATTATCGTATTGGATGCGCTCAGCCTGAACGCTCCTAAGACGAAAGAGTTCGCAGCGATTCTGAACAACCTGAAAGTAGACCGCAAAGCATTGATCGTAGCGCCTAGCTATGATGACAATGTAGCATTGTCCGCACGCAACATCCCAGGTGTTAAATTCGTTGCAGCTGACGGCATTAATGTTCTTGACGTGCTGACGCACGACAAACTGATCATTACGAAAGAAGCAGTTCAGAAGGTAGAGGAGGTGCTCGCGTAA
- the rplC gene encoding 50S ribosomal protein L3 yields MKGILGKKLGMTQVFTPEGVVIPVTVIEAESNIVLQKKDVENDGYEAIQIGYADKKESRANKPELGHAKKANTAPKRYVREIRGIDLATYEVGQEVKVDIFAEGEFVDVTGISKGKGFQGNIKRWGQSRGPMSHGSRYHRGPGSMGSIQANRVPKGKKLPGHMGNETITIQNLEVIRVDAERNVLLVKGSIPGPKNSVVKIKQAVKK; encoded by the coding sequence ATGAAAGGTATCTTAGGGAAAAAACTCGGAATGACTCAAGTGTTTACCCCAGAGGGCGTTGTTATTCCTGTAACGGTTATCGAAGCTGAGTCCAACATTGTTCTGCAGAAGAAAGATGTGGAGAACGACGGTTACGAAGCGATTCAAATCGGTTATGCCGATAAGAAAGAAAGCAGAGCTAACAAACCTGAATTAGGTCACGCTAAGAAGGCGAATACAGCACCTAAGCGCTACGTTCGTGAAATTCGCGGTATTGATTTGGCAACATATGAAGTTGGCCAAGAGGTCAAAGTTGATATTTTTGCTGAAGGCGAATTTGTTGACGTAACAGGTATTTCTAAAGGTAAAGGATTCCAAGGTAACATCAAACGTTGGGGTCAAAGCCGCGGGCCTATGTCTCACGGTTCCCGTTACCATCGCGGTCCAGGTTCCATGGGTTCCATCCAAGCCAACCGTGTTCCTAAAGGCAAAAAATTGCCAGGGCATATGGGTAACGAAACGATTACGATCCAGAACCTTGAAGTCATCCGCGTGGATGCAGAGCGTAACGTATTGCTCGTTAAAGGATCCATTCCAGGTCCTAAAAATAGCGTAGTTAAAATCAAACAAGCGGTTAAGAAGTAA
- the rpsJ gene encoding 30S ribosomal protein S10: protein MAKQKIRIRLKAYDHRILDQSAEKIVETAKRSGAGVSGPIPLPTEKQVITILRAVHKYKDSREQFEMRTHKRLIDIVNPTPQTVDALMRLDLPSGVDIEIKL, encoded by the coding sequence ATGGCAAAGCAAAAAATTCGTATTCGTTTGAAAGCTTATGATCACAGAATTCTTGATCAATCCGCAGAGAAAATCGTTGAAACGGCAAAACGTTCAGGTGCTGGCGTATCCGGACCAATTCCGCTTCCAACTGAGAAACAAGTTATTACTATTCTCCGTGCGGTACACAAGTACAAGGATTCCCGGGAGCAGTTCGAAATGCGTACACATAAACGTCTGATCGACATTGTGAACCCGACTCCACAAACTGTGGATGCCTTGATGCGCTTGGACCTGCCGTCCGGTGTAGATATCGAAATCAAATTGTAA
- the rplW gene encoding 50S ribosomal protein L23: MKDPRDIIKRPLITERTADYMSENKYVFEVDIRANKTEIKQAVEAIFNVKVSNVNTLRVPAKPKRYGRHFGYTPEWKKAFVTLTADSKPLEFFESV, encoded by the coding sequence ATGAAAGATCCTCGTGATATAATTAAACGTCCCCTGATTACGGAACGTACGGCTGATTACATGAGCGAGAACAAATATGTTTTCGAAGTAGACATTCGTGCGAACAAAACCGAAATCAAACAAGCTGTAGAAGCGATCTTCAATGTTAAAGTGAGCAATGTGAATACACTGCGTGTTCCTGCCAAGCCTAAACGTTACGGACGCCACTTCGGATATACTCCTGAATGGAAAAAAGCATTCGTTACGCTAACGGCTGACAGCAAGCCGCTTGAATTTTTTGAATCGGTATAA